A region of Haladaptatus caseinilyticus DNA encodes the following proteins:
- a CDS encoding cation:proton antiporter, translating to MGGIEEQLIVILYLFAIAGVVGIVVAKYTQLQYTTGLLVAGLVISILGSPVEVDPSSEFILLALLPALIFNDAININVEAFRQNLIPILVLAILGMLLSIAIIAVVGQFAFGFSLAVAILFGAIIMPTDPVSVLAVFENLGVPERLNILVEGESLLNDGVSIVVYSSILAVIIEAESQDLATQEFVIPSAFLFDVGVGILVALVGGALVGAAVGYLSYELIAFVDDSQTAVVVTLVAAYGVYLFLDVLGTSGVIGTLTAGIFLASRADRTDISPETHFSVEAIWEYADFIANTLIFVVVGIITPFDLLVEYGVQIVIAIVIVFLARAVVIYPLVGLLNRWQARPIPRSYQHVLTWSGIHASVSIALALSIAETFPGRAERLSALVFGVAAFTLLVNSPTMGRLITRVGIRQQTPAQQLYEALIGRLNAVSAALTSAERLLDRDEIPTSAYEDLTTVSKRERAKLEAAIKSLLDQHPEIERHEERLGQHRILVAEHDAIEDAIQRGEISKDVGERLLADVEVELDRVQADRWTVEEPTPPGFTPYWRKQLGKVDLGDGAATQTGTSQPEDRSREGGRSER from the coding sequence ATGGGTGGGATTGAAGAGCAACTTATCGTCATTCTGTATCTCTTCGCGATTGCCGGTGTCGTCGGCATCGTCGTCGCGAAATATACCCAACTGCAGTACACGACGGGTCTTCTCGTCGCGGGTTTAGTCATCTCTATCCTCGGTTCACCAGTCGAAGTCGACCCGTCGTCCGAGTTCATCTTGCTCGCCTTGCTTCCGGCGCTGATTTTCAACGACGCGATCAACATCAACGTCGAAGCGTTTCGCCAGAATCTGATCCCTATTCTCGTCCTCGCCATTCTGGGAATGCTCCTTTCCATCGCTATAATTGCCGTTGTCGGGCAGTTCGCGTTCGGCTTCTCGCTTGCGGTTGCTATCCTCTTCGGTGCTATCATCATGCCAACCGATCCCGTCTCGGTCCTCGCAGTCTTCGAGAACCTCGGTGTCCCCGAACGTCTCAACATCCTCGTCGAGGGCGAGAGCCTCCTGAACGACGGCGTCTCAATCGTTGTCTACTCGTCGATTTTGGCGGTCATTATCGAGGCAGAATCGCAGGATTTGGCGACCCAAGAGTTCGTCATTCCAAGCGCGTTTCTCTTCGACGTCGGTGTCGGCATCCTCGTCGCACTCGTCGGTGGCGCGCTCGTCGGTGCCGCGGTCGGGTATCTCTCGTACGAACTGATCGCCTTCGTGGATGACAGTCAAACAGCGGTGGTCGTCACGTTGGTCGCCGCCTATGGTGTCTACCTGTTTCTCGATGTTCTCGGAACCAGTGGTGTCATCGGAACGCTCACCGCCGGTATCTTCCTCGCATCCCGTGCCGACCGAACGGATATCTCCCCGGAGACGCATTTCAGCGTCGAAGCTATCTGGGAGTACGCGGATTTCATCGCAAACACGCTGATTTTCGTGGTCGTCGGCATCATTACCCCATTCGACCTCCTCGTCGAATACGGCGTCCAGATCGTCATCGCCATCGTCATCGTCTTCCTCGCACGCGCCGTCGTTATTTATCCGCTGGTCGGTCTCCTCAATCGATGGCAGGCAAGGCCGATTCCACGTTCCTACCAACACGTCCTGACCTGGAGCGGTATCCATGCGTCGGTCTCGATTGCGCTCGCACTGAGTATCGCCGAAACGTTTCCTGGCCGAGCAGAACGGCTTTCCGCGCTCGTTTTCGGTGTCGCTGCGTTCACCCTCCTCGTCAACAGTCCGACGATGGGACGACTCATCACCCGAGTCGGAATCCGACAGCAGACGCCAGCACAGCAACTCTACGAGGCACTCATCGGACGTCTCAACGCTGTTTCTGCTGCTCTTACCTCCGCAGAACGCCTCCTGGACCGTGATGAGATACCGACGAGCGCCTACGAGGACCTGACCACGGTTTCCAAACGGGAACGTGCGAAACTCGAGGCTGCAATCAAGTCGTTACTCGATCAACATCCCGAGATCGAACGCCACGAAGAACGACTCGGACAGCACCGAATCCTCGTAGCGGAACACGACGCCATCGAGGACGCGATACAGCGGGGCGAGATAAGCAAAGACGTTGGTGAACGCCTACTAGCGGACGTCGAAGTCGAACTCGACCGCGTTCAAGCCGACCGGTGGACCGTGGAGGAACCGACACCGCCGGGCTTTACGCCGTACTGGCGCAAGCAACTCGGGAAGGTGGACCTCGGCGACGGTGCGGCCACCCAGACGGGTACGTCTCAGCCAGAAGACCGCTCGCGAGAGGGTGGTCGCTCCGAGCGGTGA
- a CDS encoding GYD domain-containing protein, which translates to MATYICLFDYTQQGIQNIEQSPARLDSFKEVVDEEGGELKGFYLTMGRHDLVAVLELPDDQTAARVILRLGSLGNVTTETLKAFPEEEFREVIDGLP; encoded by the coding sequence ATGGCAACATACATTTGCTTATTCGACTATACACAGCAAGGGATCCAGAACATCGAACAGAGTCCAGCGCGACTCGACTCGTTCAAAGAGGTCGTCGACGAAGAGGGTGGTGAACTGAAGGGATTTTACCTCACGATGGGACGACACGACTTAGTGGCTGTCCTTGAGCTTCCCGACGATCAAACAGCGGCACGAGTGATTCTTCGACTCGGAAGCTTAGGAAATGTAACGACAGAGACTCTCAAAGCATTTCCTGAAGAAGAATTTAGGGAGGTCATCGACGGCCTCCCATGA
- a CDS encoding amidohydrolase: MAEQESESVKRTLFDTIEAERDRLKMIAREIWENPEVALQESESSERLQSVLHEEGFEITTGVGGIETAFVARYGDENPIVGTMGEFDALPGMSQQAKAEREPVEVGAPGHGCGHNLFGVGSLAAAIAIKRSIEHNDLSGSVVFFGTPAEEAGGGKVYMVRDGAFDDVDAIISWHPGWYNAPGKGSCLAVDAFDFTFRGETSHAAASPDSGRSALDAVQLLNMGVEFMREHIPDAARIHYVIQNGGSAANVVPGEASVEYLVRAPERVEVERISEWVCDIASAAAQMSRTDLATTKTSGMYGVLPNHTLADAIRRNMDHADFPLDDEQAKFAAELRDTLGDVEDSLQYIPASEREAARDVAMFSRPINAPDEGQTGSYSTDSGDVSWNVPLGRFRAATWPVGTPAHSWQAVAAGKDLGTVGMEFAAKTIAATLADLLEDPQLRQQARAEFEERSATHEYESPLPEGADPYKLVNR; the protein is encoded by the coding sequence ATGGCAGAACAAGAATCCGAGTCCGTGAAACGGACACTGTTCGATACCATCGAGGCCGAACGTGATCGACTGAAGATGATCGCGCGGGAGATCTGGGAGAACCCCGAGGTGGCCCTACAAGAGTCCGAATCAAGCGAACGGCTCCAGTCTGTCCTACACGAGGAAGGATTCGAAATAACGACTGGTGTTGGCGGCATTGAAACCGCCTTTGTTGCCCGATACGGAGACGAAAATCCCATCGTCGGCACCATGGGCGAATTCGATGCTTTGCCAGGGATGAGCCAGCAAGCGAAAGCTGAACGTGAACCAGTGGAGGTTGGTGCGCCTGGCCATGGATGTGGACACAACCTCTTCGGCGTAGGCAGCCTCGCTGCAGCCATCGCCATCAAGCGTTCGATAGAACACAATGATCTGTCTGGGTCGGTTGTCTTCTTCGGCACGCCAGCTGAGGAAGCTGGTGGTGGGAAAGTGTATATGGTTCGTGACGGCGCCTTCGACGATGTAGACGCGATCATTTCATGGCATCCAGGTTGGTACAACGCACCCGGAAAGGGGTCGTGTCTTGCTGTCGATGCGTTCGATTTCACTTTTCGAGGAGAGACCTCTCACGCCGCAGCCTCACCAGACTCCGGACGATCTGCGCTTGATGCGGTACAGCTTCTGAACATGGGCGTCGAATTCATGCGCGAACACATACCAGATGCCGCCCGCATCCACTACGTTATCCAAAACGGCGGCTCCGCAGCTAACGTTGTCCCAGGCGAAGCAAGTGTAGAGTACCTCGTGCGCGCGCCCGAGCGTGTGGAGGTCGAGCGCATCTCCGAATGGGTTTGTGACATCGCTTCGGCAGCTGCTCAGATGAGTCGAACTGACCTTGCTACGACGAAAACCTCCGGAATGTATGGTGTCTTACCGAACCATACTCTCGCCGACGCAATCCGTAGAAACATGGATCATGCCGATTTTCCCCTCGATGACGAGCAGGCGAAATTCGCTGCAGAGCTTCGTGATACCCTTGGTGACGTAGAGGATTCGCTTCAGTATATTCCTGCGTCTGAGCGCGAAGCCGCTCGTGATGTGGCAATGTTCTCCCGACCCATCAACGCGCCTGATGAGGGGCAAACTGGCTCATATTCGACGGACTCAGGTGATGTCTCGTGGAATGTCCCGCTCGGGCGGTTCAGGGCTGCGACATGGCCTGTCGGGACGCCCGCTCACTCTTGGCAAGCCGTTGCGGCAGGAAAGGATTTGGGAACAGTCGGGATGGAGTTCGCTGCAAAAACAATCGCGGCGACACTCGCAGATCTGCTCGAAGATCCCCAACTCCGCCAGCAGGCACGCGCGGAGTTCGAAGAACGATCAGCCACTCATGAATACGAGAGCCCGCTTCCCGAAGGAGCAGATCCATACAAACTCGTGAACCGCTAA
- a CDS encoding HalOD1 output domain-containing protein has protein sequence MTSSNDHTDDGTKLAQDGTEPDDTDMTFVAQAHYERESHRDLTTEIIFAIADAADVAPVDIKDPPLYEAVDIAAIEDGFFGPKVAGKTRDSEGSVTFRYNQYHVEVGSDGWITVSEPAEYEDLPDPE, from the coding sequence ATGACCTCAAGTAATGACCACACCGATGATGGCACCAAACTTGCACAGGACGGAACCGAACCCGACGATACCGATATGACGTTTGTGGCGCAGGCTCACTACGAACGAGAGAGCCACCGCGATCTCACTACCGAAATAATCTTTGCAATCGCGGACGCCGCAGACGTCGCTCCCGTAGATATCAAGGATCCCCCGTTATACGAGGCTGTGGATATTGCTGCGATCGAAGACGGCTTCTTCGGTCCGAAGGTCGCCGGAAAGACCCGCGATAGTGAGGGAAGTGTTACATTCCGGTATAATCAGTATCACGTCGAGGTTGGCAGTGATGGATGGATTACGGTGTCCGAGCCTGCTGAGTATGAAGACCTTCCGGACCCGGAGTGA
- a CDS encoding DUF7344 domain-containing protein, with protein sequence MAGENQPPDEWETHPGRTTEESAAERDLDVDVSKSILELQPVFEAIAHPRRRYLVYTLAEETKWSLEDLATKLAAWETDTEEENIATLTREEMYTSLYHSHVPKLVDLDVIEFDATTETITPGPHAIQVLTALEGAGGSLDNRQEEHARSEFDREDTR encoded by the coding sequence ATGGCGGGTGAGAATCAACCTCCTGACGAGTGGGAGACACACCCCGGTCGAACCACCGAGGAGAGCGCCGCCGAGCGCGATCTCGACGTCGATGTTTCGAAATCCATCCTCGAATTACAACCCGTCTTCGAGGCGATTGCGCATCCACGACGACGCTACCTCGTCTACACCCTCGCCGAAGAGACCAAATGGTCGTTAGAGGACCTCGCGACCAAACTCGCTGCTTGGGAGACCGATACTGAAGAGGAGAACATCGCGACGCTTACGCGCGAAGAGATGTATACGTCGCTCTATCACTCCCACGTACCAAAACTCGTTGACTTGGACGTGATCGAGTTCGACGCTACTACCGAGACTATCACCCCTGGTCCGCATGCGATACAGGTGTTGACCGCGTTGGAGGGCGCAGGTGGCAGTCTCGACAATCGGCAAGAAGAGCATGCTCGCAGCGAGTTCGACCGGGAGGATACGCGGTAA
- a CDS encoding HVO_2922 family protein, whose translation MPRKPRFELYQDTADEWRWRLVATNGNIIADSGEGYTSKQGAKRGIQSVKKSASNAQVIESDQS comes from the coding sequence ATGCCTAGAAAACCGAGATTTGAGTTGTACCAAGATACCGCTGATGAATGGCGTTGGCGACTAGTCGCTACGAATGGGAATATCATCGCGGATAGCGGCGAAGGATATACGTCAAAACAAGGCGCTAAGCGCGGAATTCAAAGTGTGAAAAAAAGCGCCTCGAACGCCCAAGTTATCGAGTCGGATCAATCGTAA
- a CDS encoding sodium:calcium antiporter: MKGRFRHPLVAVAIALLLTLPFVLLFVTHGYHLDPASTPEDPGANIAPGMAVLVGGLAILGAAFLLAWGAETAEKDVPTAFAIAVLAVLAVAPEYAVDALYAWNAGAFEGTQQGADAANLAIANMTGANRILIGIGWSGIALFTIYRAKRSNDPAVTKRAGFLTDAVTIDRDISLEIGFLLVATAYAFFVPFGGGIGIFDTIILVGLYGLYIGIVIRGDVEEGGAHVGVPAYFQGYSKRRRIAVVLFLFIYSGLIIFEAVHPFALGLEELGTSLGVPPFFMIQWLAPLASESPELIVVAYLVNKARSTAGFNALISSKLNQWTLLIGTLALVYSIAAGHLGTLSFDQKQAAEIWITAAQSLFALAILTNFEISIREAVALLVLFVSQVIAEFVIIQTYADPTAVKLSLSILYAYTAVYILLGVGLFIKRQRSFRELINHTTSSVQNVLFRSY; the protein is encoded by the coding sequence ATGAAAGGCCGCTTCCGTCATCCGCTTGTTGCCGTCGCGATAGCACTGCTGTTGACGCTTCCGTTTGTCCTGCTGTTCGTTACGCACGGTTATCACCTTGATCCGGCGTCGACGCCGGAGGATCCGGGTGCGAATATTGCACCTGGTATGGCGGTTCTCGTCGGGGGACTCGCTATTCTTGGGGCAGCGTTTTTACTCGCGTGGGGGGCAGAAACCGCCGAAAAGGACGTTCCAACCGCATTTGCGATCGCCGTCCTCGCGGTGCTTGCCGTCGCTCCTGAGTACGCTGTCGACGCGTTGTACGCCTGGAATGCCGGGGCGTTCGAAGGAACCCAGCAGGGGGCGGACGCAGCCAACCTCGCCATCGCAAATATGACAGGAGCGAATCGAATCTTGATCGGGATTGGCTGGTCTGGGATTGCACTATTCACGATCTATCGAGCGAAGCGCTCCAACGACCCAGCGGTCACTAAACGTGCAGGGTTTCTCACGGACGCTGTTACGATCGATCGAGATATCTCTCTCGAGATCGGGTTTTTGCTCGTTGCGACGGCGTACGCGTTTTTCGTTCCGTTTGGTGGTGGAATCGGTATTTTTGATACGATCATTCTGGTGGGTCTGTATGGTCTCTATATTGGGATCGTTATTCGGGGAGATGTCGAGGAAGGTGGAGCGCACGTCGGGGTTCCCGCATACTTCCAAGGGTATTCGAAGAGGCGACGCATCGCGGTCGTCCTCTTCTTGTTCATATATTCTGGTTTGATCATCTTCGAAGCAGTTCACCCATTCGCGTTGGGTCTCGAAGAGCTCGGAACCTCTCTTGGTGTCCCGCCGTTCTTCATGATTCAGTGGCTCGCGCCGCTTGCGAGTGAGAGTCCTGAACTCATCGTCGTCGCCTATCTCGTGAACAAGGCACGCTCAACCGCTGGCTTCAATGCTCTGATCTCCTCGAAACTCAACCAATGGACGCTCCTCATCGGCACGCTCGCCCTCGTGTATTCTATCGCCGCCGGTCATCTTGGCACACTCTCGTTCGATCAAAAACAAGCCGCTGAAATTTGGATCACCGCCGCTCAGAGCTTGTTCGCTCTTGCCATCCTCACGAACTTCGAAATCAGTATCCGCGAAGCAGTCGCGCTGCTCGTGTTATTCGTTTCACAGGTCATTGCGGAGTTCGTTATCATTCAGACGTATGCCGACCCGACTGCGGTGAAATTGAGTCTTAGTATCCTGTATGCCTACACTGCGGTCTATATCCTCCTCGGTGTCGGGCTGTTCATCAAGCGCCAGCGGAGTTTCCGCGAACTCATTAACCACACGACTTCAAGCGTCCAGAATGTGCTGTTTAGATCATATTAA
- a CDS encoding HalOD1 output domain-containing protein: MENASSLQPTIRTKLTDAESITTAIVTAVTEANGTKPATPLYEAINPDALEELYEHGSPKVNFEYIGYRVTIHSDRTVSVSDLDP, encoded by the coding sequence ATGGAAAACGCGTCGTCTTTGCAGCCAACGATACGAACGAAACTTACGGACGCCGAGTCGATCACCACCGCCATCGTGACTGCAGTGACTGAAGCGAATGGAACGAAGCCTGCAACACCGCTCTACGAGGCGATCAATCCTGATGCCCTCGAAGAACTCTATGAGCATGGCTCACCGAAAGTGAACTTTGAATATATCGGCTACCGCGTTACGATTCATTCTGATCGCACGGTTTCCGTCTCCGACTTGGATCCGTAG
- a CDS encoding helix-turn-helix domain-containing protein: protein MRYVTIVIAQIADERCSTGEYATDSAVEGEAIHYINLLDDGTGVALYQLRGDLDRNEKALEADPAVLSVERSVASDGLVYLHFRADTLMTELLSIFRRYEVVVDWPMEYTDQGGLRITMLGGDKKIREAIAEIPDGIRITLEGTGEYRPDMRQLASLLTDRQRELLELAVEEGYYDLPRRATLSDLAEQVDISAGTVGEHLRKIESTVLMRLV, encoded by the coding sequence ATGAGATATGTTACGATCGTCATCGCTCAGATCGCTGACGAACGCTGTTCTACCGGTGAGTACGCTACCGATTCAGCGGTGGAAGGGGAAGCGATTCATTACATCAACCTCCTGGATGACGGAACTGGCGTGGCACTGTATCAACTCCGTGGTGACCTCGACCGGAACGAAAAAGCACTGGAGGCGGACCCAGCGGTACTATCTGTCGAACGGTCAGTCGCATCGGACGGGCTCGTCTATCTCCATTTTCGAGCAGATACCCTCATGACCGAGCTTCTCAGTATATTCCGACGGTACGAGGTCGTCGTCGATTGGCCGATGGAATACACCGATCAGGGTGGACTTCGAATAACCATGCTTGGAGGGGATAAGAAGATTCGAGAGGCAATCGCTGAAATCCCCGACGGGATTCGGATTACGCTCGAAGGGACCGGCGAGTATCGGCCGGATATGCGCCAACTCGCGTCGCTGCTGACAGATCGCCAGCGAGAGCTGTTGGAACTGGCGGTCGAAGAGGGTTATTATGACCTGCCGCGGCGTGCGACCCTGAGTGACCTTGCGGAGCAAGTGGATATCTCTGCAGGGACGGTTGGTGAGCATCTGCGGAAAATCGAGTCGACGGTCCTTATGAGACTCGTCTAA
- a CDS encoding class I SAM-dependent methyltransferase, whose amino-acid sequence METKPPIPGQSIAAAVSERFDVAEHRRYFARDLEGVVLDLGAGNGAMFPYLQTATQRESALDVYGIEPDPGRRRQAKRTASRYDLNIDLRSGQAESLPFADDMFDVVIAFAVFCTVQDPVQALEEVHRVVKPDGEFRFLEHVRSDGLWGYIQDMITPLWKRIDNGCHLNRRTDEWITAGPFALEENETLSIGVSPSRSFVRGSATPVSQTENDSRIERNERDPSVTLKSSSDERFRESH is encoded by the coding sequence ATGGAAACGAAACCACCGATTCCCGGTCAGTCGATCGCCGCGGCGGTTTCCGAGCGCTTTGACGTCGCTGAACATCGACGATATTTCGCTCGTGATCTTGAAGGGGTGGTACTAGATCTCGGCGCGGGAAACGGTGCAATGTTTCCGTACCTACAGACAGCAACCCAGCGCGAATCAGCACTCGACGTGTATGGAATCGAACCGGATCCCGGCAGGCGAAGGCAGGCAAAGCGAACAGCTAGCAGGTACGATCTGAACATCGATCTGCGATCAGGACAGGCTGAATCCTTGCCTTTTGCGGACGATATGTTCGACGTGGTCATCGCCTTCGCGGTGTTCTGTACGGTTCAGGACCCTGTACAGGCCCTCGAAGAAGTCCACCGCGTCGTGAAGCCGGATGGCGAATTCCGTTTTCTCGAACACGTTCGGTCGGACGGTCTGTGGGGTTACATTCAGGATATGATAACACCACTCTGGAAGCGAATCGACAACGGCTGTCACCTCAACCGTCGAACGGACGAGTGGATCACAGCTGGTCCCTTCGCCCTCGAAGAAAACGAAACGCTGAGCATTGGTGTTAGTCCGTCGAGATCCTTCGTGCGTGGAAGTGCCACGCCAGTGAGCCAAACCGAGAATGACAGCCGAATCGAGAGAAACGAACGTGACCCTTCGGTCACCTTGAAGTCGTCAAGTGATGAACGATTTCGGGAATCGCACTGA
- a CDS encoding DUF1801 domain-containing protein yields MAGDAPETDESPSELIDARIEELSDWRGTTLSQMRGLIKEADPDVVEEVKWRKPSNPQGVPVWTHSGNICTGETYKKKVKLTFAKGASLEDPASLFNASLNAKVSRAIDIHEGYEIDEKAFKSLVRDAVALNES; encoded by the coding sequence ATGGCAGGTGATGCCCCGGAGACTGACGAATCCCCCTCCGAGCTCATCGACGCGAGAATCGAGGAGCTGTCCGACTGGCGGGGTACAACGCTTTCCCAGATGCGTGGTCTCATCAAAGAAGCCGACCCGGATGTCGTCGAGGAAGTAAAATGGAGAAAGCCATCCAACCCACAGGGTGTCCCGGTGTGGACCCACAGCGGGAATATCTGTACCGGCGAAACGTACAAGAAGAAGGTGAAATTGACCTTCGCTAAGGGTGCTTCCCTGGAGGATCCGGCAAGTCTCTTCAACGCTAGCCTGAACGCCAAAGTCAGTCGCGCCATAGATATTCACGAGGGGTACGAGATAGACGAGAAGGCATTCAAGTCGCTTGTCCGCGACGCGGTGGCCCTGAACGAGTCGTAA
- a CDS encoding helix-turn-helix domain-containing protein — MTGTIVEVTIPAEQFALEHTLGELETVTLEIKQMVATNRDSLMPFAWIETDERTAIEEALTNDESVADFQLIAELDTECLYQLEWVARIDHLIRILVEENGTVLAATGQDDTWHLRLLFADHDAVRNTTEYCENNGLDFTVNNILEFNTDHRNRFDLTETQQRALQLAAERGYYSVPRDSTADDLAEELGITHQALSERLRRAHGNLVDQVFVESTGTREPPELTTGESGEDTMAE; from the coding sequence ATGACTGGCACGATCGTGGAGGTGACAATCCCTGCCGAACAGTTCGCGCTTGAACACACGCTCGGCGAACTTGAGACAGTGACGCTCGAAATCAAGCAAATGGTCGCTACCAATCGGGACAGCTTGATGCCCTTCGCGTGGATCGAAACGGACGAACGCACCGCCATCGAGGAGGCATTAACCAACGATGAGAGCGTCGCTGACTTTCAACTGATTGCCGAATTGGACACGGAGTGTTTATATCAACTCGAATGGGTGGCTCGTATCGACCATCTCATTCGCATCCTCGTCGAGGAGAACGGAACCGTACTAGCTGCAACCGGCCAAGACGATACGTGGCATCTCCGCCTCCTATTTGCCGATCACGATGCAGTAAGAAACACTACCGAATACTGCGAGAATAACGGGTTGGACTTTACGGTCAATAATATCCTCGAGTTCAACACCGATCATCGAAACCGGTTCGATCTCACCGAGACACAGCAACGAGCATTACAGCTTGCTGCTGAACGCGGATACTATTCCGTGCCTCGCGATAGTACCGCCGATGATTTGGCCGAGGAGTTGGGAATCACACATCAGGCGCTCTCTGAACGACTTCGACGTGCCCACGGCAATCTCGTCGATCAAGTATTCGTTGAAAGTACCGGAACCCGGGAGCCACCGGAACTGACCACTGGCGAATCCGGCGAGGATACGATGGCCGAGTAG
- a CDS encoding MFS transporter: protein MKRFQILQESLATTVIFASTLVAVMGVSLISPVLPEVQEAWNITEAQASLLLSAFTLPGVFLTIPIGILADRIGRKRILIPSLVVFGICGSGVVLFSNFETILFLRAIQGAASSAIATLTVTLLGDLYTGEKRRTLIGMNAAILAVGAAGYPLLGGALATVSWMAPFVCFFLGVVVAFPGLIFLEEPSSTDENTDSDIWEFMTSSTSMKPYLVLYTAIFGIFLVLYGAQLTVVPFILANSYQYSSGTIGILLGLPAVAMGLTAVQGDRLLQFFSSFQSIALGFMSYGIGLVAISVADSVYLIVVALLLFGLGQGLAEPITDTALNELAPDEFRGSIMSIRTSVLRLGTTIGPPLFVGVAAFFSYTQALLIGGAMSLFIGVSWLFVRSTRISQIAVSDP from the coding sequence ATGAAACGGTTTCAAATCCTCCAAGAGTCCCTCGCAACGACGGTCATATTTGCTAGCACACTCGTCGCAGTCATGGGTGTGTCACTCATCAGTCCTGTACTCCCCGAAGTTCAAGAAGCATGGAATATTACAGAGGCACAAGCAAGTCTGTTACTCTCTGCATTTACCCTCCCAGGAGTATTTTTAACAATTCCAATCGGAATACTCGCGGATCGAATCGGTCGCAAGCGAATTCTCATCCCATCGCTCGTTGTCTTCGGGATTTGCGGATCCGGAGTCGTCCTGTTCTCGAATTTCGAGACAATACTCTTTCTCCGTGCAATCCAAGGTGCAGCCAGTAGCGCGATTGCGACACTTACAGTCACGTTGCTTGGTGACCTCTACACCGGTGAAAAGCGGCGAACTCTGATTGGGATGAATGCTGCAATCCTCGCGGTGGGTGCGGCCGGGTATCCACTACTTGGAGGTGCACTTGCGACGGTTTCCTGGATGGCACCTTTTGTCTGCTTCTTTCTTGGAGTAGTTGTCGCTTTCCCCGGTCTAATCTTTTTGGAAGAGCCTTCCTCCACCGACGAAAATACGGACAGTGATATCTGGGAATTCATGACCAGTTCAACGTCAATGAAACCCTACCTCGTACTCTACACCGCCATATTCGGTATTTTTCTTGTTCTCTATGGTGCCCAGCTCACGGTAGTCCCCTTCATTCTTGCCAATTCCTACCAGTACTCGTCAGGAACGATCGGGATTCTTCTCGGCTTGCCAGCAGTAGCAATGGGTCTGACAGCTGTACAAGGAGACCGACTGCTTCAGTTCTTTTCGAGCTTCCAATCTATTGCACTCGGATTCATGAGCTATGGTATCGGTCTCGTCGCGATATCGGTCGCTGATTCCGTGTATCTGATCGTCGTTGCCCTTTTGTTGTTTGGACTGGGTCAAGGGCTCGCTGAACCGATCACAGACACTGCACTCAACGAACTGGCACCCGATGAATTTCGAGGGAGTATTATGAGTATTCGAACCAGTGTGCTTCGACTTGGAACTACCATCGGGCCACCCCTCTTCGTTGGGGTTGCTGCATTTTTCAGCTACACGCAAGCACTGTTGATCGGTGGTGCAATGTCGTTGTTTATCGGGGTCAGTTGGCTGTTCGTTCGGAGTACCCGGATATCACAAATAGCAGTTTCCGATCCGTGA